The following proteins are encoded in a genomic region of Lemur catta isolate mLemCat1 chromosome 10, mLemCat1.pri, whole genome shotgun sequence:
- the ORM1 gene encoding alpha-1-acid glycoprotein 1, whose translation MALPWALAVLSLLPLLDAQSPVCANLTARPITNATLDRISGKWFYIASSFRDPVYKKAAEEIQTAFFYFAPNKTESVIEVREYQTIKDKCIYNFTYLSIQWENGTFSRHELGRDNFGHLLFLKDPRTFILDFYPEDEQKRGLSFYTDKPEATQEQLEEFYEALTCVGVSKSEVMYTDWKKDQCEPLEKQHEEERKKEEEREKEEEREKEKES comes from the exons ATGGCACTGCCTTGGGCCCTCGCAGTCCTGAGTCTCCTGCCTCTACTGGACGCCCAGAGCCCGGTGTGTGCCAACCTAACAGCCAGGCCCATCACCAATGCCACCTTGGACCGG ATCTCTGGCAAGTGGTTTTACATCGCCTCCTCCTTTCGAGACCCCGTGTACAAGAAGGCAGCCGAGGAGATCCAGACGGCCTTCTTTTACTTTGCTCCCAACAAGACAGAGAGCGTGATAGAAGTCAGAGAGTACCAAACCAT CAAGGACAAGTGCATCTATAACTTCACCTACTTGAGTATCCAGTGGGAGAATGGGACCTTCTCCAGACACG AGCTGGGAAGGGATAATTTTGGTCACCTGCTGTTCCTCAAGGACCCCAGGACCTTCATACTTGACTTCTACCCGGAAGATGAGCAGAAGCGGGGACTGTCCTTCTACA CTGACAAGCCGGAGGCCACCCAGGAGCAGCTGGAAGAGTTCTACGAGGCCCTCACGTGCGTGGGCGTTTCCAAGTCCGAAGTCATGTACACCGATTGGAAAAAG GATCAGTGTGAGCCGCTGGAGAAGCAGCacgaggaggagagaaagaaggaggaggagagagagaaggaggaggagagagagaaggaaaaggagtcCTAG